Sequence from the Magnetococcales bacterium genome:
TCAGGTTTTGGGGTTGTCCCCTCTCCTGCCCGTGGTGCGATGAGCCCAGGCATCGCGATCCCGGTTGCCGGCGCATCCTCGACCTGGAAGAACTTCTCGTGGAAATCCAACGGCAAAGCCCCCGTCTCGACCATGTCCTTCTGACGGGTGGCGAACCCCTGGCAGTTCCCCATCTGGATCTTCTGGTCTCCCGCCTCAAGGAACGAAACTGTTTCGTGGCCATGGAAACCAGCGGCGTCGGCGGGGCCCCCCCTCCAGGGATCGACTGGATCACCCTGTCCCCCAAAACCCCCCTGCCCCACTTTCCGGCGCAACGGGTCAACGAGGTCAAGTTTGTCCTCGGGGAACACGAAGAACCGGCCCAGGAAGCATTGATCCAATGGTGGGCCCGACACCCCCACCCCCTCTGGCTGCAACCCCGGTGGCAGGGATCCGGTCTCCCCCGCAACGCCGTCCGTCGCTGCCTGGATCGGGTCCTGGCCGCGGAAGGACGGTTTCGCCTGTCGCTACAAATCCACAAATGGCTCGACATCCCATGAAACCCCACCTGATGCTGATCACCGACCGCCACCTGGTCGCCGACCCGATCCTCCCCCTGGCCCAGGCCCTGGAAGGCGGTGTCGATACCATCCTCCTCAGGGAAAAAGACCTGGACGACGACAAATTCGCATCCCTCGCCCGGCGCGTTCAGGAACTCCTTCGCCACCATCCCTCCGCCCGTCTGTTGTTCTCCGGTCGGCGCCACCTGGCCCGAACCATCGGCGCCCACGGCGTCCACCTTCCCCATGAAGGTCCGTCCATCGCCGCCACCCGCGCCATCCTCCTGCCGTCGCAGCGCATCGGTCGCTCCTGTCACGATCTTGCCTCCGCCCGGCAGGCCTTCGCCGATGGCGCCGATTTCATCACCCTCTCGCCCCTCTTCGCCACCCGTTCCCACCCCGACGCCCCCCCGCTTGGAATCAAAGCCTTCGCCCGCATCCGCCGGGAACTCTTCGGACATGTCCTGGCCCTCGGCGGGATCGACGCCGGCAATATCCATCAGGCCCTGTCCGCCCGGCCCGACGGAATCGCCCTCATCCGCGGCATCCTCGACCGCGCCGACCCACGGGCCGAAGCCTCGCGGCTGTCATCGGCCATAAGAAAATCTATTGAATCATCATGATTATTTTCAAAGAAACGCGATGAAATTTTACCCGATGAAATTTTATTATTGATTCGTTACCGTTCTGCGATAGAATCCTACCGACTGAAATCGAACCCTGGCCGTCGGGCGGGACCCTGTTCCAACCTTGTTTGCCGGTGTTGTTCCTTTTTCGGGGAATGGACGGTCCACGATACCGGTGCCATGCCTCCTGGCGTGCCTACCCTCCATGTGGACCGGAACGGGCAACCTCCGACCAACCCAACCTGAACGTGACGGAGCGCGGATGATCGATCTATCGGTGAA
This genomic interval carries:
- a CDS encoding thiamine phosphate synthase; this encodes MKPHLMLITDRHLVADPILPLAQALEGGVDTILLREKDLDDDKFASLARRVQELLRHHPSARLLFSGRRHLARTIGAHGVHLPHEGPSIAATRAILLPSQRIGRSCHDLASARQAFADGADFITLSPLFATRSHPDAPPLGIKAFARIRRELFGHVLALGGIDAGNIHQALSARPDGIALIRGILDRADPRAEASRLSSAIRKSIESS
- a CDS encoding 7-carboxy-7-deazaguanine synthase QueE; this encodes MSSTHYPICDLFTSIQGEGGLVGMPFVFLRFWGCPLSCPWCDEPRHRDPGCRRILDLEELLVEIQRQSPRLDHVLLTGGEPLAVPHLDLLVSRLKERNCFVAMETSGVGGAPPPGIDWITLSPKTPLPHFPAQRVNEVKFVLGEHEEPAQEALIQWWARHPHPLWLQPRWQGSGLPRNAVRRCLDRVLAAEGRFRLSLQIHKWLDIP